Proteins found in one Magnetofaba australis IT-1 genomic segment:
- a CDS encoding monovalent cation/H+ antiporter complex subunit F: MADLLIPVAGVLIAIALLLALYRFVCGPTTADRIAAFDVATVASIGGIALIALLAERAIYLDAALVYGLLSFLGVIVAARYLDRGL; the protein is encoded by the coding sequence ATGGCTGACCTGCTGATTCCCGTGGCGGGCGTGTTGATCGCCATCGCCCTGCTGCTGGCCCTCTACCGCTTTGTCTGCGGCCCCACCACGGCGGACCGCATCGCCGCGTTTGACGTGGCCACGGTGGCCTCCATCGGCGGCATTGCGCTGATCGCGCTGCTGGCCGAGCGGGCGATCTATCTGGACGCGGCCCTGGTTTACGGGCTGCTCTCCTTCCTCGGCGTCATTGTGGCGGCGCGTTATCTGGATCGGGGGTTGTGA
- the mnhG gene encoding monovalent cation/H(+) antiporter subunit G, with translation MLTDIGAVLMTLGALFLLLGGLGLVRMPDLYNRIQAGTKATTLGLMLLLIGVGFLHPDWWNKLLLLGLFLLFTNPLSAQVLARAAHRSGVSPAPQTRVDRLAEATGEEP, from the coding sequence ATGTTGACCGATATCGGCGCCGTGTTGATGACCCTGGGCGCGCTGTTCCTGCTGCTGGGCGGGTTGGGGCTGGTGCGCATGCCCGATCTCTACAACCGCATTCAGGCGGGGACCAAAGCCACCACCCTGGGGCTGATGTTGCTGCTTATCGGGGTGGGCTTCCTGCACCCGGATTGGTGGAACAAGCTGTTGCTGCTGGGGCTGTTCCTACTGTTCACCAACCCGCTGTCGGCGCAGGTGCTGGCCCGTGCGGCCCACCGCAGCGGCGTGAGTCCCGCCCCGCAGACGCGGGTGGATCGTCTGGCCGAAGCCACGGGAGAGGAGCCATGA
- a CDS encoding Na(+)/H(+) antiporter subunit B: protein MSSLMLAIAAFTVLAMLAAALIATFSKSLSASILAAGLVSLLASVLFLVLAAPDVAMTEAAIGSGLTTFLFFFVLARVRGGDND, encoded by the coding sequence ATGAGTTCCCTGATGCTCGCCATCGCCGCATTTACCGTGCTGGCGATGCTGGCGGCGGCGCTGATCGCCACCTTCAGCAAGAGTCTGTCGGCGTCGATTCTGGCCGCCGGACTGGTCAGTCTGCTGGCCTCGGTGCTGTTTCTGGTGCTGGCTGCGCCCGACGTGGCCATGACCGAAGCGGCCATCGGCAGCGGTCTGACCACTTTCCTATTCTTTTTTGTGCTGGCCCGGGTGCGGGGAGGCGACAATGACTAA
- the mbhE gene encoding hydrogen gas-evolving membrane-bound hydrogenase subunit E, whose translation MTNRIAVIVLLLGLGGVFANLLMGYVPDADLNRSGAYYAQHTAAETGSANVVTAIIVTYRGLDTLGEVTVLFLTAAILGLALALESRPQAAPRPPSGELLTTGSRLLAPLIVLFGVYVFLNGHLTPGGGFQGGAILASATLLLLLTDPLKKFGHGLISRVESGSGFFYVSIGVLGMVLAGGFLDNRILPLGTFGSLLSAGAIPLIYSLIGLKVGAEFSSMLANLADTEERK comes from the coding sequence ATGACTAACCGCATCGCCGTGATCGTGCTGCTGCTGGGGTTGGGCGGGGTGTTCGCCAATCTGCTGATGGGCTACGTCCCCGACGCCGACCTCAACCGCAGCGGCGCCTACTACGCGCAGCACACCGCCGCCGAGACCGGTTCGGCCAACGTGGTGACCGCCATCATCGTCACCTATCGCGGCCTGGACACCCTGGGCGAGGTGACGGTGCTGTTCCTCACCGCCGCCATCCTCGGTCTGGCGCTGGCGCTGGAGAGTCGGCCCCAGGCCGCGCCGCGTCCGCCCAGCGGCGAGCTGCTCACCACCGGATCGCGCCTGCTGGCGCCGCTCATCGTGTTGTTCGGCGTCTATGTGTTCTTGAACGGCCACCTGACGCCGGGCGGCGGCTTCCAGGGCGGCGCGATTCTGGCCTCGGCCACGCTGCTGCTGCTGCTCACCGATCCGCTCAAGAAGTTCGGCCATGGGCTGATCTCGCGGGTGGAGTCGGGCTCCGGCTTCTTCTACGTGAGCATCGGCGTGCTGGGCATGGTGCTGGCGGGGGGCTTCCTGGATAACCGCATTCTGCCCCTGGGGACCTTTGGTTCGCTGCTGTCGGCGGGGGCGATTCCGCTGATCTACAGCCTGATTGGATTGAAGGTGGGGGCGGAGTTCAGCTCCATGCTGGCCAACCTCGCCGACACGGAGGAGCGCAAATGA
- a CDS encoding sodium:proton antiporter encodes MIAKIAMASGFALILIGLYGALTHRNMLRMIVSFTIASTGVNVALVAVGWMLGRTAPILDAAVPVTEALQRVIDPVPQALVLTAIVIGLGVTALMLAYAYRLHATKGGLDITDHTELKW; translated from the coding sequence ATGATCGCCAAAATCGCCATGGCCTCGGGCTTTGCGCTGATTCTCATCGGTCTCTACGGCGCCCTGACCCATCGCAACATGCTGCGCATGATCGTCTCCTTCACCATCGCCAGCACCGGCGTCAATGTGGCGCTGGTGGCGGTGGGGTGGATGCTGGGCCGCACCGCGCCGATTCTCGACGCGGCGGTTCCCGTCACTGAGGCGCTGCAGCGGGTGATCGACCCGGTGCCGCAGGCGTTGGTGCTGACCGCCATCGTCATCGGTCTGGGGGTCACCGCGCTGATGCTGGCCTACGCCTATCGGCTGCACGCCACCAAAGGCGGTTTGGACATCACCGACCACACGGAGTTGAAATGGTGA
- a CDS encoding proton-conducting transporter membrane subunit yields MVSAILIIAVALGAAFFLGLMPARAEGAAYRVMLAALAVMGLIAGGCVWLFATSNAAPVDIRTAGFQPPFSINLRMGLSEAALSLTVILTALLSAIALSEPLQRLGRRAMAVLLILTMALCGVIATRDIFNLFVFFELVVIATAGLVLLSADSRALTAGFKYLIVSQVISIFMLVGIIFVYHAGGSLNIDDLHSVGMMGGVAKGAALAFFLLFIAVVTELKPFPANGWALDLYESAHPAFSAIFSVASGAAALFAADKMLLLGGSGWTMAATAIGLFSFVGSNLFALAQRADRRLLGYSSIAQTGLLLAVMAQRDLLGDKFLYVIGGLLVAHGVGKAGLYWLSALVKGRELRDWAALRHSPWLILAFVTFAALLIGLPPFPGFYAKWDLMHLLAADGRYWMMFLILAGALLEAVYLMRWFGAIIKGDMGADKPEADSGAAFVVGAAIALGWGLGYLWGELSGYGNPLHTFPLLFALAFVVLERFPVALKNTLAIAGLVAWFASRTIYYDPIQMIFGAVMLIGGALTLLASYHVKGQRIGFYPGAMLMYGGLALLIEAHTSFDFFVAWELLTVGSYFLILRGKESEPHALSYILFSLGGAFAILAGFAIAGQGNAALPIAALGSVPTTLAPAIFILLALGFMTKTASIGLHIWLPGAHAEAETDVSPMVSGILLKAGLFGILILLLNMGKQQLYGVELTHVMLWIGGLSALLGNLMAIFQEDAKRLLAYSSIGQMGYALFGLALMNHLGWLMALMFVIGHFVYKAMLFLSVGGVAKMTGTRQMYRMGGLVKLMPLSFIAVLIGIIAVSGLPPLTGFAGRWIFYNAILDADTRLPMLLIFLAGPIAFLYLFRLIYTIFLGQLKDEHRRVKDPGFWIIAPQMIYVAILMAVAIFPGMALRKVNAFLKTIFPDGGLTWNPSAAGDLGTTISSQFGYWNPIAIMCIVAGIFGTVFVILVLANRRAQKVGQFNIAFAAERPYRPETTHFAWNFYAPYRKALGFLVQPIATGFWNWISDALHSSAQILRRIYTGNGQTYALHYVAYVMFVYLLTVGA; encoded by the coding sequence ATGGTGAGCGCCATCCTGATCATCGCCGTCGCGCTGGGCGCGGCGTTCTTCCTGGGGCTGATGCCCGCCCGCGCCGAGGGCGCGGCCTACCGGGTGATGCTGGCGGCGCTGGCCGTCATGGGACTCATCGCGGGCGGCTGCGTGTGGCTGTTCGCCACCAGCAACGCCGCGCCGGTGGACATCCGCACCGCAGGCTTCCAGCCGCCGTTCTCCATCAATTTGCGCATGGGGCTGAGCGAGGCGGCGCTGTCGCTGACGGTGATCCTTACCGCGCTGCTGTCGGCCATCGCTTTGAGCGAGCCGCTGCAACGGTTGGGACGGCGCGCCATGGCGGTGCTGCTGATTCTCACCATGGCGCTGTGCGGCGTCATCGCCACCCGCGACATCTTCAACCTGTTCGTCTTCTTCGAACTGGTGGTGATCGCCACCGCCGGGTTGGTGCTGCTGTCGGCGGACTCCCGCGCGCTGACCGCGGGCTTCAAGTATCTGATCGTCTCCCAGGTGATCTCCATCTTCATGCTGGTGGGCATTATCTTCGTCTACCATGCGGGCGGCAGCCTGAATATTGACGACCTGCACAGCGTCGGCATGATGGGCGGCGTGGCCAAAGGCGCGGCGCTGGCCTTCTTCCTGCTGTTCATCGCCGTGGTCACCGAACTCAAACCGTTCCCCGCCAACGGCTGGGCGCTGGATCTCTACGAATCGGCCCACCCGGCCTTCTCCGCCATCTTCTCGGTGGCGTCGGGGGCGGCGGCGCTGTTTGCGGCGGACAAGATGCTGCTGCTGGGCGGGAGCGGCTGGACCATGGCGGCCACCGCCATCGGCCTGTTCAGCTTCGTCGGCTCCAACCTGTTCGCCCTGGCGCAGCGCGCCGACCGCCGCCTGTTGGGCTACTCCTCCATCGCCCAGACCGGCCTGCTCTTGGCGGTAATGGCGCAGCGCGATCTGCTGGGCGACAAATTCCTGTATGTCATCGGCGGTCTGCTGGTGGCCCATGGGGTGGGCAAGGCGGGTCTCTACTGGCTCTCCGCCCTGGTCAAAGGGCGCGAACTGCGCGACTGGGCGGCCCTGCGCCACAGCCCGTGGCTGATTCTGGCCTTTGTCACCTTCGCCGCGCTGCTCATCGGCCTGCCGCCGTTCCCCGGCTTCTACGCCAAGTGGGATCTGATGCACCTGCTGGCCGCCGACGGGCGCTATTGGATGATGTTCCTGATCCTGGCGGGCGCGCTGCTGGAAGCGGTCTATCTGATGCGCTGGTTCGGCGCCATCATCAAGGGCGACATGGGAGCCGACAAGCCCGAAGCCGACAGCGGCGCCGCCTTCGTGGTGGGCGCGGCCATCGCGCTGGGGTGGGGGCTGGGCTATCTGTGGGGCGAGCTGTCTGGTTACGGCAACCCGCTGCACACATTCCCGCTGCTGTTCGCCCTGGCCTTTGTGGTCCTGGAGCGCTTCCCGGTTGCGCTGAAGAACACCCTGGCCATCGCCGGATTGGTCGCCTGGTTCGCCAGTCGCACCATCTACTACGATCCCATTCAGATGATCTTCGGCGCGGTGATGCTGATTGGCGGCGCGCTGACGCTGCTGGCCAGCTACCATGTGAAGGGTCAGCGCATCGGCTTCTATCCCGGCGCGATGCTGATGTATGGCGGTCTGGCGCTGCTCATCGAAGCCCACACCAGCTTCGACTTCTTCGTCGCCTGGGAGCTGCTCACGGTGGGCTCCTACTTCCTGATCCTGCGCGGCAAGGAGTCCGAGCCCCACGCGCTCTCCTATATTCTATTCTCCCTGGGCGGCGCGTTCGCCATTCTGGCGGGCTTCGCCATCGCCGGGCAGGGCAATGCGGCGCTGCCCATCGCGGCGCTGGGTTCGGTGCCGACCACGCTGGCCCCGGCCATCTTCATCCTGCTGGCGCTGGGCTTCATGACCAAAACCGCCTCCATCGGTCTGCACATCTGGCTGCCGGGGGCCCACGCCGAGGCCGAGACCGATGTGTCGCCCATGGTGTCGGGGATTCTGCTCAAGGCCGGTCTGTTCGGCATCCTGATCCTGTTGCTCAACATGGGCAAACAGCAGCTCTATGGGGTGGAGTTGACCCACGTGATGCTGTGGATCGGCGGTCTGTCGGCGCTGCTGGGCAACCTCATGGCGATCTTCCAGGAGGACGCCAAGCGTCTGCTGGCCTATTCGTCCATCGGCCAGATGGGCTATGCGCTGTTCGGTCTGGCGCTAATGAACCATCTGGGTTGGCTGATGGCGCTGATGTTTGTCATCGGCCACTTCGTCTACAAAGCGATGCTGTTCCTCTCCGTGGGCGGCGTGGCCAAGATGACCGGCACCCGGCAGATGTATCGCATGGGCGGGCTGGTCAAGTTGATGCCGCTCTCCTTCATCGCCGTGCTCATTGGCATCATCGCCGTCTCCGGTTTGCCGCCGCTGACCGGCTTCGCTGGGCGCTGGATCTTCTACAACGCCATTCTGGACGCCGATACCCGTCTGCCCATGCTGCTGATCTTCCTGGCCGGGCCCATCGCCTTCCTCTACCTGTTCCGCCTGATCTATACGATCTTCCTGGGGCAGTTGAAGGATGAGCATCGTCGGGTGAAGGATCCGGGCTTCTGGATCATCGCCCCGCAGATGATCTACGTGGCGATTCTCATGGCGGTGGCGATCTTCCCGGGTATGGCGCTGCGCAAGGTCAACGCCTTCCTGAAGACGATCTTCCCCGACGGCGGGTTGACCTGGAATCCGTCCGCTGCGGGCGATCTAGGGACCACCATCAGCAGTCAGTTCGGCTACTGGAACCCCATCGCCATCATGTGCATCGTCGCCGGGATCTTCGGCACGGTGTTC